In the Aneurinibacillus soli genome, one interval contains:
- a CDS encoding response regulator produces the protein MFQVVIVEDEKPILDLMRYVLERNPNYTITGAFTNPVEALQRLPELRPDVVFLDVEMPKMNGLELAQRINVMSENIQIIFTTAYKQYALDAFDVCALDYILKPVMPAAIERVTNRLLKQHRLSTPGEQRVQPITIRCFGGFEVRNSQGALVRWSTRKTEELFAFFLCHPGRDISKWRLIDLLWPDMEEERATHNVHNTIYRLKKLLKEHKIGMDILKTSDGYLLETSNHQYDVLQFQQHDLTSVDELVEEERAEHLCSLYTGLLLEGKDYAWKTQWEEVYGNQYTSLVQKLHQKDLARQDWKRAERRLEAFLSVYPLHEEMNLALLRIYTVSGEQEKLAKHYARFESLYRREIGLELPQEVQILAASHLSR, from the coding sequence TTGTTTCAAGTAGTGATCGTAGAAGACGAGAAACCGATTTTGGATCTGATGAGATATGTGCTAGAACGCAACCCGAACTACACCATCACAGGAGCTTTTACCAATCCGGTAGAGGCGTTGCAGCGCTTACCTGAACTCCGACCTGATGTTGTATTTCTCGATGTGGAAATGCCCAAGATGAACGGACTCGAACTCGCACAACGAATCAATGTGATGTCGGAGAACATCCAGATTATTTTTACAACCGCCTATAAGCAATACGCGCTCGATGCGTTCGATGTGTGCGCTCTTGATTATATCTTGAAGCCCGTCATGCCCGCTGCGATCGAGCGAGTCACAAACCGTCTGCTCAAACAGCATCGCCTGTCAACCCCTGGAGAGCAGCGTGTGCAGCCTATCACCATCAGGTGCTTTGGTGGATTTGAAGTTCGCAATTCACAGGGCGCACTCGTGCGTTGGTCCACGCGCAAGACGGAGGAATTGTTTGCTTTTTTCCTCTGTCATCCTGGACGGGATATCAGCAAGTGGCGGTTGATCGACCTCTTATGGCCTGATATGGAGGAAGAACGGGCGACCCACAATGTGCACAATACGATCTATCGCTTGAAGAAACTATTGAAAGAGCACAAGATCGGCATGGACATTTTAAAAACGAGTGATGGGTACCTGTTGGAAACATCGAACCATCAGTATGATGTGCTCCAGTTTCAGCAGCACGATCTCACATCCGTCGATGAATTGGTGGAGGAAGAACGAGCGGAGCATCTATGCTCCTTGTATACAGGTCTGTTGCTGGAGGGGAAAGACTATGCCTGGAAAACGCAATGGGAAGAAGTGTACGGAAATCAATATACATCGCTCGTGCAAAAACTACATCAGAAAGATCTTGCAAGGCAGGACTGGAAGAGAGCGGAACGACGGCTCGAAGCGTTTCTGTCTGTGTATCCTCTCCATGAGGAGATGAACTTGGCATTACTGCGCATCTACACAGTGAGCGGAGAACAGGAGAAGCTCGCCAAACACTATGCGCGGTTTGAAAGCTTGTATCGTCGAGAAATCGGGCTGGAGCTACCTCAAGAAGTGCAAATTTTGGCTGCGTCTCATCTCAGCCGGTAA
- a CDS encoding SMP-30/gluconolactonase/LRE family protein yields the protein MPNTQVRSEGVNRPKRSLRARICRWGLSLLAVLVLGILVFLLVPSPIKPAKWSAPTAPSFEEAGPWKQNNKLSSAQLVTDAPQFPEFITFDKEGQLYTGDSDGKIYKVPFDAEGNPQKAQLFADTKGTPNGLIFDAKGDLIVTDVKRGLLSINPSGSIEVLADQVDGKPIYLANELDIAKDGSIYFSDTSNYGSVTFKEIAENKPHGRLLKYDPKTKQTTVLLEGLYFANGVALSADEDFVLVAESYHYQLTRYWLKGPKKGTSDIFVDNLAGFPDNITRDDQGHFWVGIFTTRISFVDQMHSNPWLASTMAKLPESLLSGASAPAKHGLAMELSPHGELIGSWHDPEGKLYGVTTAVSHNGYLYIGTAPGGSKGVHRVLLTK from the coding sequence ATGCCTAATACACAAGTTCGATCTGAAGGCGTGAATCGTCCTAAACGCTCACTACGTGCTAGGATATGCAGATGGGGGCTATCGCTGCTCGCGGTGCTCGTTCTAGGAATACTCGTTTTCTTGCTTGTACCTTCACCGATCAAACCGGCAAAATGGTCAGCACCGACGGCTCCCTCTTTTGAGGAAGCGGGTCCGTGGAAACAAAACAATAAACTCAGCTCGGCTCAGCTTGTGACTGATGCCCCTCAATTCCCTGAATTCATTACATTCGATAAAGAAGGTCAGCTATATACAGGAGATTCAGATGGGAAGATTTACAAGGTTCCTTTCGATGCAGAGGGAAATCCGCAAAAAGCCCAACTGTTTGCAGACACCAAAGGAACTCCTAATGGGCTTATATTCGATGCCAAAGGCGATTTGATCGTTACTGATGTCAAGAGGGGACTGCTGTCTATTAACCCATCCGGGAGCATAGAGGTATTGGCTGATCAAGTGGACGGTAAGCCGATCTATCTAGCTAACGAGCTTGATATTGCCAAGGACGGCTCCATTTATTTTTCTGATACTTCGAATTATGGTAGTGTGACCTTCAAAGAAATTGCCGAGAACAAGCCGCATGGACGTTTGCTGAAGTACGATCCAAAGACCAAGCAAACGACCGTCCTGTTAGAAGGCCTTTATTTTGCAAACGGAGTTGCCTTGTCTGCGGATGAAGATTTTGTGCTTGTGGCGGAATCGTATCATTATCAATTGACCAGATACTGGCTTAAAGGACCGAAGAAGGGTACATCTGATATTTTCGTAGACAATCTCGCAGGTTTTCCAGACAACATTACGCGTGATGATCAAGGTCATTTCTGGGTCGGTATCTTCACGACTCGCATTTCTTTTGTAGATCAGATGCATAGCAACCCTTGGTTAGCCAGTACCATGGCCAAATTGCCGGAGTCGCTGCTTAGCGGCGCAAGCGCACCGGCGAAGCATGGGCTTGCTATGGAGCTCAGCCCGCATGGAGAGCTTATCGGAAGCTGGCATGATCCGGAAGGCAAACTGTATGGCGTAACTACGGCTGTAAGCCATAACGGATATTTATATATAGGAACGGCACCGGGAGGCAGCAAGGGTGTTCATCGCGTGCTTTTAACAAAATAA
- a CDS encoding CxxH/CxxC protein → MLSAEKKQYLEEGGQNFIVCDEEHMEIALDEFVDEFEEAPDVVLLEQEVFDSWNKPVSCRYCGQKPKYLLV, encoded by the coding sequence ATGTTAAGCGCGGAAAAAAAGCAGTATCTTGAAGAAGGCGGCCAGAATTTTATTGTATGTGATGAAGAGCATATGGAAATCGCGCTCGATGAATTTGTGGATGAGTTCGAAGAAGCACCGGATGTGGTATTGCTCGAACAGGAAGTATTCGACTCATGGAACAAGCCTGTAAGCTGTCGGTACTGTGGACAAAAGCCGAAGTACTTACTTGTATAA
- a CDS encoding SDR family NAD(P)-dependent oxidoreductase, with the protein MTIQGKWALITGASSGIGEQFARQLAKQGSHLVLVARSKGKLESLASELRKMYSIKAEVIAMDLAKEGAPSELYQQCRLLKVDIELLVNNAGFATHGLFEQVSGERQHEEVMLNVAAVVDMTHLFLPDMLRKSSGTVINVASTAGFQPLPYMAVYGATKAFVLSFTQALWFENRNRGIKFFALCPGSTDTSFFNVVGAEEASVGKKDTPERVVEVALRALKEGKVYVVPGVQNYLGAQLSRFITRKQSLRLVGSMIRPREGSSSNNKNPGNQSDLAGRTIR; encoded by the coding sequence ATGACGATTCAAGGTAAATGGGCGCTCATCACGGGAGCTTCTTCCGGTATTGGAGAGCAATTCGCGAGACAACTGGCCAAACAAGGCAGCCATTTAGTACTCGTAGCCCGATCGAAGGGCAAGCTTGAGAGCCTGGCATCAGAGCTCAGAAAGATGTATAGCATCAAAGCCGAGGTTATCGCTATGGATCTTGCGAAAGAGGGCGCACCCAGCGAGTTATATCAGCAATGTCGACTTTTGAAAGTGGATATCGAACTGCTGGTCAACAATGCAGGCTTTGCTACGCATGGTTTGTTTGAACAAGTGTCAGGCGAGCGTCAACATGAAGAAGTTATGCTCAATGTCGCCGCTGTTGTAGATATGACCCACTTGTTTTTGCCGGACATGTTGCGCAAAAGCTCAGGTACAGTTATCAATGTTGCTTCAACCGCCGGATTTCAACCACTTCCCTATATGGCCGTATATGGGGCAACGAAAGCTTTCGTCCTGTCGTTTACTCAAGCGTTATGGTTTGAAAACCGCAACCGCGGCATTAAATTCTTCGCACTTTGTCCCGGTTCGACGGACACGAGTTTCTTTAATGTCGTAGGAGCGGAAGAAGCCTCCGTCGGAAAGAAAGACACTCCGGAAAGAGTCGTAGAGGTTGCACTTCGTGCGTTGAAGGAAGGGAAAGTGTACGTCGTTCCGGGTGTGCAGAATTATCTCGGGGCGCAGTTATCGCGATTCATTACACGAAAACAAAGTCTTCGGCTTGTTGGAAGCATGATTCGTCCGCGTGAAGGATCCAGCAGCAATAATAAGAATCCGGGTAATCAATCTGATCTTGCAGGGAGGACAATTCGATGA
- a CDS encoding MBL fold metallo-hydrolase — protein MKFSVLASGSTGNSFYIEGKSGKVLVDAGLSGKQIEKLLTEVGANASELDAILITHEHSDHIKGVGVLARRYQLPVYANAKTWEQLDRQLGTIAEDQRKIMEAGETIDFGTMKAESYGTSHDAAEPMGFCFHEEDAKVSLTTDLGYVSQRIKDTVRGSDAYIFESNHDVEMLRMGSYPWNTKRRILSDVGHLSNDTAGEALTEILEGRGETVYLAHLSKENNMTELARLTVKNILEESGLQDGTHVQLKDTSPIRPTAMQEIIRK, from the coding sequence ATGAAATTCAGTGTATTAGCCAGTGGAAGTACAGGGAATTCTTTTTATATTGAAGGGAAAAGCGGTAAAGTGTTGGTTGATGCCGGTTTAAGTGGCAAGCAGATCGAGAAGCTGCTTACAGAAGTAGGGGCCAATGCTTCGGAACTTGATGCGATTCTCATTACACATGAGCATTCTGACCATATTAAAGGAGTCGGGGTACTGGCACGTCGTTATCAGCTTCCGGTGTATGCGAACGCCAAAACGTGGGAACAACTGGACCGCCAGCTAGGAACGATTGCGGAAGATCAGCGCAAGATTATGGAAGCAGGAGAGACAATTGATTTTGGCACGATGAAAGCCGAATCATACGGTACATCACATGATGCGGCCGAGCCGATGGGATTTTGTTTTCATGAAGAGGATGCCAAAGTCAGCCTGACGACAGATCTTGGATATGTCAGTCAGCGTATTAAAGACACGGTGCGTGGATCAGATGCGTACATTTTCGAATCGAATCATGATGTTGAGATGCTACGCATGGGAAGTTATCCATGGAACACGAAGCGTCGTATTTTAAGCGATGTGGGTCATCTATCGAACGATACAGCCGGGGAAGCCCTAACCGAGATTTTGGAAGGCAGAGGGGAGACGGTGTACTTGGCGCATCTGAGCAAAGAAAACAATATGACAGAGCTGGCACGTCTGACTGTAAAAAACATTCTAGAGGAAAGTGGCCTTCAAGATGGAACTCATGTTCAACTGAAAGACACGTCTCCTATTCGACCGACTGCCATGCAGGAGATTATCCGTAAGTAA
- a CDS encoding S1C family serine protease — protein MSYYDEEHKDARRTGGRGSTFFTALISAIIGGLIVLMMVPTLLKSGYLPGWSSQTPNGDNAAVPSGPTANYSVNVDTAVTKAVQKVENAVVGVINIQSTQSFFGQAQEGEAGTGSGIVFRKANGKAYIVTNNHVIEGAQRVQVSLATGEKYIDARVVGQDALTDLAVLEIDGSKVTQVAEFGNSSTLKVGEPAIAIGNPLGLKFSRTVTEGIISSTERTMPVDLNGDGEPEYETNVLQTDAAINPGNSGGALVNIAGQVIGINSLKISKAGVEGLGFAIPIDDASKIIDDLIKYHTVQRPQLGIIPIDLQAVPTEARKDPLKLPDSVDSGVIVKETPALLPADKSGLKKYDVIVALDGQKIENQAQLRKYLFKKNIGDTVRVTVYRDGKQQTVNVVLSKQQNS, from the coding sequence ATGAGTTATTACGATGAGGAGCACAAAGATGCACGACGTACAGGCGGACGCGGTTCGACTTTTTTCACCGCTCTGATTTCTGCTATTATTGGTGGCCTGATCGTGTTAATGATGGTACCGACATTGCTTAAGTCCGGTTATCTACCCGGCTGGAGTTCACAGACACCAAATGGGGATAACGCGGCGGTTCCGTCAGGTCCGACGGCTAATTATTCAGTTAATGTAGATACGGCTGTTACGAAAGCTGTACAAAAAGTAGAAAATGCAGTTGTAGGTGTCATCAATATTCAAAGCACACAAAGCTTTTTCGGACAAGCACAAGAAGGAGAAGCGGGTACTGGTTCCGGTATTGTCTTCCGTAAGGCGAATGGTAAGGCGTATATCGTAACGAATAATCATGTGATTGAAGGAGCGCAGCGTGTACAAGTATCGCTTGCTACAGGAGAGAAGTACATTGATGCGCGTGTTGTGGGGCAGGATGCTTTAACCGATCTGGCAGTACTCGAGATTGATGGCTCCAAAGTGACGCAAGTAGCAGAGTTCGGGAATTCCTCTACATTAAAAGTCGGGGAGCCGGCAATTGCGATTGGGAATCCGCTTGGCTTGAAATTTTCTCGTACGGTTACAGAAGGGATTATTAGCTCGACTGAGCGTACAATGCCAGTTGATCTCAATGGAGATGGAGAACCGGAATACGAGACGAACGTATTACAGACAGATGCTGCCATTAACCCGGGTAACAGCGGAGGCGCTCTTGTGAATATTGCCGGGCAGGTTATCGGGATTAACAGCTTAAAAATCTCGAAAGCGGGTGTCGAAGGTCTAGGCTTCGCGATTCCGATTGACGATGCAAGCAAAATCATTGATGATTTGATTAAATACCATACCGTACAGCGCCCGCAACTGGGAATTATCCCGATTGACCTACAGGCAGTACCTACAGAAGCTCGGAAAGATCCACTTAAGCTTCCAGACTCAGTGGATAGTGGTGTTATCGTAAAAGAAACACCAGCGCTTCTTCCAGCAGATAAGAGTGGATTGAAGAAATACGATGTTATCGTAGCGCTTGATGGCCAGAAGATCGAAAATCAGGCACAGCTTCGCAAATATTTGTTTAAGAAGAATATAGGGGATACGGTGAGAGTAACTGTCTATCGCGATGGTAAGCAGCAAACGGTAAATGTAGTGTTGTCTAAGCAGCAGAATTCCTAA
- a CDS encoding SDR family oxidoreductase, protein MGGCEMNLDDLELSWNEKESLIGKVALVTGASSGIGASIARKLAKRGAHVTVVARRRDRLDELVQELHKEGLYEVMAVSADIQKAEEVQHVVNKTINRWGRLDIIVANAGFGYRSPLVEVDLERWEELYRTNVHGLMLTLHYGLPPMLGQGKGDVIIISSIAGKEVIAGGGPYSATKYGVNAIASALRLETIDQGIRVTTIQPGAVATEFSQVAGYSEDEIRAFSSKVLPLHPDDVAEAALYALEQPEHVNIPELTIMPSKQTQRFK, encoded by the coding sequence TTGGGAGGATGCGAAATGAATCTGGATGATTTGGAGCTATCTTGGAATGAGAAGGAGAGTCTGATCGGCAAAGTGGCCTTGGTGACAGGCGCTAGCAGTGGCATCGGGGCATCGATCGCCAGGAAACTGGCAAAGCGCGGCGCCCATGTGACGGTCGTGGCACGTCGACGGGATCGATTGGATGAGCTGGTTCAGGAATTGCATAAAGAGGGATTGTACGAGGTTATGGCAGTATCTGCTGATATTCAAAAGGCTGAAGAAGTACAGCATGTGGTCAATAAAACGATTAACCGTTGGGGCCGTCTTGATATTATAGTCGCCAATGCCGGATTCGGGTATCGAAGTCCTTTGGTAGAAGTGGATCTGGAAAGATGGGAGGAGCTGTACAGGACGAATGTACACGGTCTTATGTTGACGCTGCACTACGGGCTTCCGCCGATGCTGGGTCAGGGCAAGGGAGATGTCATCATCATCTCCTCCATTGCCGGCAAGGAAGTGATTGCCGGAGGAGGTCCATACAGCGCTACCAAATACGGTGTTAACGCCATAGCGTCTGCGTTACGTTTGGAGACAATCGATCAGGGGATTCGCGTTACGACGATTCAACCCGGGGCGGTGGCAACGGAATTTTCTCAGGTGGCCGGGTATTCCGAGGATGAAATTCGCGCATTTTCTTCGAAAGTCCTGCCGTTACATCCCGATGACGTTGCAGAGGCGGCGCTCTATGCACTGGAGCAACCTGAGCATGTCAACATTCCAGAACTGACCATTATGCCTTCAAAGCAAACCCAGCGGTTCAAATAA
- a CDS encoding two-component system regulatory protein YycI, which produces MDWSKAKTILILTFLLLDLFLGYQIIHSYNRDRAGMPQGELIPSSMEELLQSRHIKLAVDIPAGTPEMYYLYVRFTGFTGHMAKLTGQSETESQGNGVIVTFDGPLLVPNSEDRMDLLKFMEPYIPFSSDYLYDTRSSSTYTAHYVQTYQRYPLFSVPMDIRMKGSRVFGYSQTHVQIISQGNGRRVIPALTAVRTLLDNGYIRYGESISDISIGYYGHMYDADIQVLAPVWRIIHTNGMQYVNGITGAIEQIPVLEKK; this is translated from the coding sequence ATGGATTGGAGTAAAGCTAAAACGATTCTGATTCTAACGTTTTTGCTTCTGGATCTGTTCCTTGGCTATCAAATCATTCACAGCTACAACCGCGATCGCGCAGGGATGCCACAGGGAGAATTAATTCCTTCTAGTATGGAGGAATTACTACAGTCCCGTCATATAAAGCTAGCGGTAGACATTCCAGCTGGAACACCAGAAATGTACTACCTGTACGTAAGGTTTACGGGATTTACCGGACATATGGCAAAGCTTACCGGACAATCGGAAACAGAAAGTCAGGGAAACGGTGTGATCGTTACGTTTGATGGTCCGCTTCTCGTTCCTAATTCTGAGGATCGAATGGATTTGCTGAAGTTTATGGAACCGTATATCCCTTTTTCAAGTGATTATCTATATGATACTCGTTCTAGTAGCACGTACACTGCCCACTATGTTCAGACTTATCAGCGCTATCCGTTGTTCAGTGTGCCGATGGATATTCGTATGAAAGGAAGTCGGGTATTTGGCTACAGCCAGACGCATGTCCAGATTATTAGTCAAGGGAATGGCCGTCGGGTAATCCCGGCGCTGACAGCTGTTCGAACCCTACTGGATAATGGCTATATTCGTTATGGAGAATCGATCTCTGATATTTCGATTGGCTATTATGGTCATATGTATGATGCGGATATTCAGGTACTCGCTCCTGTCTGGCGCATCATTCATACGAACGGCATGCAGTATGTGAATGGAATTACTGGGGCGATCGAACAAATTCCGGTACTTGAAAAAAAGTAA
- a CDS encoding TetR/AcrR family transcriptional regulator — protein MSDQDISSNANSRVLKTYQEARLQNIENLRKLVVDAAATLLQEEGPEAVTVRKVSQKMGCSTKIIYNLFVNKEGLAQQLYLDGCNLLANEFEGTPQAADPAQHLQNLGEAFWQFGQRYSSYYKLMFGGAFADFKPDEESLNGTVTAMRQLLTVISNAQKQGLIPGQYDTELVIRVFWASLHGVIHLYMGGHLGDVQSAHAVYRQTLSLIVSSLLPDKA, from the coding sequence ATGAGCGATCAAGATATCTCCTCCAATGCGAACTCACGAGTGTTGAAAACCTACCAAGAAGCCCGCTTGCAAAATATTGAAAATCTCCGCAAGCTCGTTGTTGACGCTGCGGCAACGCTCTTGCAAGAAGAGGGTCCGGAAGCCGTTACGGTGCGTAAAGTATCGCAGAAAATGGGTTGCTCGACAAAAATCATTTATAACTTGTTTGTCAATAAAGAGGGCCTGGCTCAGCAGCTGTATCTGGACGGTTGTAATCTTCTCGCTAACGAATTCGAGGGGACGCCGCAAGCTGCTGATCCGGCGCAGCATTTGCAGAATTTAGGCGAAGCCTTTTGGCAATTCGGGCAGCGTTACTCCAGTTATTATAAACTGATGTTCGGAGGCGCATTCGCGGATTTCAAACCGGACGAGGAAAGCCTAAATGGTACCGTAACGGCCATGCGGCAATTATTGACGGTGATCAGCAATGCGCAAAAGCAAGGTCTCATCCCTGGCCAGTATGACACTGAATTAGTTATCCGCGTATTCTGGGCTTCGCTCCATGGCGTCATTCATCTTTACATGGGAGGACACTTAGGAGATGTACAATCGGCGCATGCGGTATACAGGCAAACGTTGTCTTTAATTGTCAGCTCGTTATTGCCGGATAAAGCTTAA
- a CDS encoding zinc-dependent alcohol dehydrogenase family protein: protein MLIEYGGLQAGDTVLLQGTGGVSIFGLQFSLMAGARAIITSSSNAKLERAKALGAWQTINYSEAPDWDKAALELTGCGVDHVLDVGGAATMGKSINALRTGGTLSMVGFLSGLTIPEYDVSSILQKAATVRGSQVGNRDHFEKMNRAIAHHRLHPVIDHVFPLARIGEAFALLAEGKQYFGKIVVQI, encoded by the coding sequence ATGCTAATCGAATATGGCGGTTTGCAAGCGGGTGATACCGTGCTGCTGCAAGGAACGGGCGGGGTATCCATCTTCGGGCTTCAATTCTCGCTTATGGCCGGAGCACGAGCCATCATCACGTCGAGCAGCAACGCCAAGCTGGAACGAGCAAAAGCTCTTGGCGCATGGCAAACGATCAATTATTCGGAAGCTCCCGATTGGGATAAGGCGGCGTTAGAGTTGACTGGCTGCGGCGTCGATCATGTTCTGGATGTTGGAGGAGCGGCAACGATGGGGAAATCCATAAATGCGCTTCGCACTGGAGGGACCTTGAGTATGGTCGGGTTCTTATCGGGCTTGACCATTCCGGAATACGATGTCTCCAGCATTTTGCAGAAAGCCGCAACTGTTCGCGGCAGTCAAGTCGGCAACCGAGATCACTTCGAAAAGATGAATCGGGCGATTGCCCATCATCGTTTACATCCCGTCATCGACCATGTATTCCCGCTGGCCCGAATTGGAGAAGCATTCGCGCTCTTGGCTGAAGGAAAGCAATATTTCGGTAAAATCGTAGTCCAAATCTAA
- the rlmH gene encoding 23S rRNA (pseudouridine(1915)-N(3))-methyltransferase RlmH: MHIAIISVGKLKEKYLKLGIEEYTKRLSAYAKVDLVEVADEKAPENLSAADMERVKQKEGERILAAMKPDQHVVALAIDGEMWSSEKLAQKLDQWATYGKSSVAFVIGGSLGLSDAVMKRADEKLSFSKMTFPHQLMRMILLEQVYRGFRINRNEPYHK; the protein is encoded by the coding sequence ATGCACATTGCCATTATATCAGTCGGTAAACTGAAAGAGAAATATTTGAAGCTGGGGATTGAGGAATACACGAAGCGGTTGTCTGCGTATGCAAAGGTTGATCTGGTGGAGGTAGCGGATGAGAAAGCACCGGAGAATCTGAGTGCGGCGGATATGGAGCGTGTAAAGCAGAAGGAAGGCGAGCGGATTCTGGCTGCGATGAAGCCGGATCAGCACGTAGTGGCGCTAGCGATTGACGGGGAGATGTGGTCGTCGGAGAAGCTCGCGCAGAAGCTGGACCAGTGGGCGACGTACGGGAAGAGTTCGGTTGCGTTTGTGATCGGCGGCTCGCTCGGATTGTCGGATGCGGTGATGAAGCGAGCGGATGAGAAGTTGTCGTTTTCGAAGATGACGTTTCCCCATCAGTTGATGCGGATGATTTTGCTGGAGCAGGTGTATCGAGGGTTTCGGATTAATCGGAATGAACCGTACCACAAATAG